The stretch of DNA AGCTTAAAAGAGAGGCGATCTGGGATCGCCTCTCTTTTGACCATACGTTTCTACAGGTTATACGCCTTCTCTCCGTGCTGGCTTTCATCGAGTCCGACATACTCATCCTCGCCGTCGACACGGATGCCCACAATGGCTTTGATTACCTTGAAGATGATGAAGGTCATCACTCCGCTGTACAACAGGGTGACTGCAACCGCTTTGATCTGGATCCAGACCTGTATCGGATTTCCATACAAGAGGCCCTTGCCGGCTTCGTTGATTGCCGGATCGGCAAAGACGCCCGTCAGGATGGCACCGATGGTCCCGCCGACCCCGTGGATGCCGAAGGCGTCGAGCGTATCATCGTAACCAAAGGCCGGCTTCATTTTCGCAACGGCAAAGAACGGGATAACCCCTGCCGCAATGCCTATGATGATCGCGCCGCTGATGTTGACGAATCCCGCGGCTGGCGTGATGGCGACAAGACCTCCCACCGCGCCCGATGCAAGGCCGAGCACCGTCGGCTTCCCGGAATGCATCCATTCAACGACCATCCATGCGATGGCGGCTACGGCCGTTGCCGTGTTCGTGTTGATGAACGCCGCCCCTGCCAGACCGCTTGCCGCCAAGGCCGAGCCAGCGTTGAACCCGAACCAGCCGAACCATAAAAGGCCGGCACCGGTCACCACGAGGGTCAGGTTATGCGGCATGATCGCCTTTTCCCGGCGCTTGCCGAGCAAGAGTGCCCCCACCAGCGCTGCAATGCCCGCGTTGATGTGCACTACCGTACCACCTGCAAAGTCCAGCGCTCCCGCCTTTGCAAGAAAACCGTTACCCCATACCCAGTGCGCCACGGGAAGATATACAATCGTCATCCACAGCACTGAAAAAAGCAGCCACGCGGAGAACTTCATGCGCTCGATATATGCGCCGCTGGCAAGAGCCACGGTAATGGCGGCAAAGGTAAGTTGATACGCGATAAAAATATACTCAGGGATCGTCTTGGCCAGGTCCGAGATGCTGTTCGGTCCCACCCCCCTTATGAACAGTTTCGATGCTCCCCCGATGATGCCCTTGATATCCGTGTCGAACGAGAAGGAGTAGCCGTAGATGACCCAGAGCACGCTTACGATGCAGAACGTGACAAAGGTCATTGCCATCGTATTGAGCGAATCCTTTCTCTTTGCCAGGCCACCGTAGAACAAGGCAAGCCCGGGTATGGACATGAGCATGACCATCGCCGTGGCCACGATCATCCAGGCTGTATCCCCGCTGTCGATCTTCGGCGCAGGAGCTGCCGCTGTAGCGGCCGGCACCGGTGCTGCCGCTTCCTCTGCCATGATCACGGCCGGAGCGGCCCCAAGCAGGAATGCGAGAAGAACGGCAATTACAAACGCTTTTCCATATCCAATCTTTTTCATTGTGCAATCCTCCCTCGAAAGTCGGAAACCCGAGCTTACAGTGCCGTGTCGCCGGATTCGCCGGTCCTGATCCTGACCGACTCCTCCACGTTCAGGACGAATATTTTCCCATCCCCGACCTTGCCCGACCGTGCGGCTTTTACCACGGTATCAAGAGCGGTTTTTACCATGGCATCGGGGACCACGATCTCGATCTCCACCTTGGGAACGAAATCGACGGTATATTCAGCTCCGCGGTACAGCTCGGTGTGGCCCTTCTGCCTGCCGAACCCCTTGACCTCGGAAACGGTCATACCCTGCACCTTCAGCTCCGCCAATGCTTCCTTTACGTCGTCCAGCTTATAGGGCTGGATGATGCATTTGATCAGTTTCATGCAAGCTTCTCCTTCCTCCTCGGATAGTTCGATGCTGCTCGAAATCTTCACTATGGTCACTATGGTAAGTAGCAATGTGCATGCCAATTGGGC from Nitrospirota bacterium encodes:
- a CDS encoding ammonium transporter, with the protein product MAEEAAAPVPAATAAAPAPKIDSGDTAWMIVATAMVMLMSIPGLALFYGGLAKRKDSLNTMAMTFVTFCIVSVLWVIYGYSFSFDTDIKGIIGGASKLFIRGVGPNSISDLAKTIPEYIFIAYQLTFAAITVALASGAYIERMKFSAWLLFSVLWMTIVYLPVAHWVWGNGFLAKAGALDFAGGTVVHINAGIAALVGALLLGKRREKAIMPHNLTLVVTGAGLLWFGWFGFNAGSALAASGLAGAAFINTNTATAVAAIAWMVVEWMHSGKPTVLGLASGAVGGLVAITPAAGFVNISGAIIIGIAAGVIPFFAVAKMKPAFGYDDTLDAFGIHGVGGTIGAILTGVFADPAINEAGKGLLYGNPIQVWIQIKAVAVTLLYSGVMTFIIFKVIKAIVGIRVDGEDEYVGLDESQHGEKAYNL
- a CDS encoding P-II family nitrogen regulator, encoding MKLIKCIIQPYKLDDVKEALAELKVQGMTVSEVKGFGRQKGHTELYRGAEYTVDFVPKVEIEIVVPDAMVKTALDTVVKAARSGKVGDGKIFVLNVEESVRIRTGESGDTAL